A single Pirellulales bacterium DNA region contains:
- a CDS encoding DUF1080 domain-containing protein codes for MRRRSKIPLLLIVLAMASWSAMASAAEPEWKTIFDGKTLEGWQEFNGKKGNWDVVDGLIHCKGKGGGASLETVADYSNFELELEYRMEKGGNSGVYLRIPLDAAKIGNPSYTGMEIQLLDDLSPEYAHLHPEQYCGSVYDVVAAKREFVKPAGEWGKIDIVCDKRHVKVTLNDHEIVKADLDDYKAKYPTHPGIRPEATTGHVGLQNHTGPLGFRNVRIRVLE; via the coding sequence ATGCGACGTCGCTCGAAGATTCCGCTGCTATTGATCGTGTTGGCTATGGCTTCGTGGTCCGCGATGGCCAGTGCTGCCGAACCTGAATGGAAAACCATCTTCGACGGCAAGACGCTCGAAGGTTGGCAGGAATTCAATGGCAAGAAAGGAAATTGGGATGTCGTCGACGGATTGATTCACTGCAAGGGCAAAGGGGGCGGCGCATCGCTCGAAACCGTTGCCGACTATTCCAACTTCGAGTTGGAACTCGAATATCGCATGGAAAAAGGGGGCAATAGCGGCGTCTACCTGCGAATTCCGCTCGATGCGGCCAAAATCGGCAATCCTTCCTACACGGGCATGGAGATTCAATTGCTCGATGATCTTTCGCCGGAATACGCCCACCTTCATCCCGAGCAATATTGCGGAAGCGTCTACGACGTCGTGGCCGCCAAGCGCGAGTTCGTCAAACCGGCGGGCGAGTGGGGCAAGATCGATATCGTCTGCGACAAGCGGCACGTCAAAGTGACGCTCAACGACCACGAAATCGTCAAGGCCGATCTCGACGATTACAAGGCCAAATATCCGACGCATCCCGGCATCCGCCCGGAAGCGACCACCGGCCACGTCGGCTTGCAAAACCACACCGGCCCCCTCGGTTTCCGCAACGTCCGCATCCGCGTGCTGGAGTAG